The nucleotide window TGCCTCTACGGTCTTCTCCATGGCACACCCGAGTGCCCCGAACGGGAGGAAGACCCATGTACCGGCAGGGAGATGTCCTGATCGTGCCGCTCGCGGAGCACGCGGTGCCCGAGAGCGCGCATGACGCCGTGTCGGAGCCGCGTGACGGGCGCGGCAGGTTCGTCCTCGCCCTCGGCGAGGTCACCGGCCACGCCCACGCCGTGGTGGGCCCGGGCCGGCTGATCCGCGAGGCGGGCGTCTTCGGCCCGATGCTGTTGCACGTGCCGGAGGGCGCCCGGGTCGTCCACGAGGAGCACGCGGCGATATCCCTGCCCAAGGGCTGGTACCGAGTCGTACGACAGCGTGAGTACGTGCCGGGGTCGGTGCGGATCGTCGCCGACTGAGGCGCGGGGCGGGACGAGCGGGAAGAACGACGAGGAGTGAGGGGCGAGGCCGTGACGGAAGAGACGAACTGGCGGGCGGTGGCGGCGGCCACGGGAACGGGGGAGCGTGCCGGGGCGGAGGCGGGTGTCCGCCTCGCCTACCGCAGGGCGGGGCTCGACGAGCCGGAGATGATCGTGTGGGCGCGCTCCCCGCTGGAGGCGGTGCGGCTGCTCTCCGGTGACGTGCCGGAAGGCGTGACGACGCCCCTGCCGACCGGGGCGAGCGTGCGCGACGCCCTGCGCAACAGACCTCTCGCCGCCGCCCGCGAGCGACTTCACAGCGGCCTCGGCCCGGCGGGCTGGAGCGGCCATTGGCGCGCGACGGGCGAGAACCTGTGGGAGACCACCCGCCCGCTCGTCGACCGCGTCCGCACCGGCGTCGTCGAGGCGCTGGCCCCGAGCGACCGCGAGGAGGAGACCCGCATCAGACTCCTCCTCCTGGATGCCGTCCTCGGCCAGCACGACGCCGCCTGGCTGTACGCCCTCGACACCGACACCGACGCGGACGCCGATACGGCGAGCGACGCCGGCTCCGGGCTCGACGCACTGGCCGAGGTGGCCCGTACGGCGGGCTGGTGGTGGCCGTACGAGAACGTCGCGGTCCTCACCGAACGGCCCACGGAGCTGCACCGCGACGAGGCGGGCCGTCTGGACCGCGGCGACGGCCCCGCGCTCGCCTACGCCGACGGCTTCGCCCTGCACGCCTGGCGCGGACTGCCCGTACCCGCCGAGTTCCTCGACCGGCTGGGCGCGCTCACACCCGAGCAGATCCGGCAGGAGGAGAACGCGGAGCTGCGCCGCGTGATGCTGGAGTTCTACGGCTACGAGCGCTATCTGGAGGAGTCCGGGGCGAAGCCGGTGGACCGCGACGAGACGGGCGTCCTCTGGCGCATAGAACTGTCCGGCGACGAGGACGTGGTGATGGTCGAGGTCGTCAACTCCACGCCCGAGCCCGACGGCACGAGCCGCACCTACTGGCTGCGCGTGCCGCCCACGACGCGTACGGCCAGGGAGGGAGTGGCCTGGACGTTCGGCCTGGACGCCGAGGTGTACGAGCCGCTGAAGCAGACGTGAGCGCCACCGTCGCCGTCGGTCACTCGAACCGTGACGTGTCGCCCGCGCCCTTGCGGATGATCTCGGCCTCGCCGCTGGAGAAGTCGATGACGGTCGTCGGCTCCGTGCCGCAGTCACCGGAGTCCACCACCGCGTCGACCAGGTAGTCCAGGCGCTCCTTGATCTCCCAGCCCTGCGTCATCGGCTCCTCCTCGTCGGGCAGCAGCAGAGTGCTGGAGACGAGG belongs to Streptomyces graminofaciens and includes:
- a CDS encoding DUF6745 domain-containing protein, producing MTEETNWRAVAAATGTGERAGAEAGVRLAYRRAGLDEPEMIVWARSPLEAVRLLSGDVPEGVTTPLPTGASVRDALRNRPLAAARERLHSGLGPAGWSGHWRATGENLWETTRPLVDRVRTGVVEALAPSDREEETRIRLLLLDAVLGQHDAAWLYALDTDTDADADTASDAGSGLDALAEVARTAGWWWPYENVAVLTERPTELHRDEAGRLDRGDGPALAYADGFALHAWRGLPVPAEFLDRLGALTPEQIRQEENAELRRVMLEFYGYERYLEESGAKPVDRDETGVLWRIELSGDEDVVMVEVVNSTPEPDGTSRTYWLRVPPTTRTAREGVAWTFGLDAEVYEPLKQT